The DNA region CTCACTATACGTGGGAGACCTGCATCCTGAGGTGACAGAGGCAATGCTGTATGAGAAGTTCAGCCCGGCGGGGCCTATCCTCTCTATCCGCATTTGCAGGGACAAGATCACTCGCCGCTCCTTGGGCTACGCATATGTCAATTACCAGCAACCGGTAGACGCCAAGCGGGCCCTGGAGACCCTAAACTTTGATGTCATCAAAGGCAGGCCAGTGCGCATCATGTGGTCCCAGCGGGACCCCTCGCTGCGGAAGAGCGGGGTGGGCAACGTCTTCATCAAGAACCTTGGCAAAACTATCGACAACAAGGCCCTGTATAACATCTTCTCGACGTTCGGCAACATACTCTCCTGCAAAGTGGCCTGCGATGAAAAGGGGCCCAAGGGCTATGGTTTCGTGCACTTCCAGAAGCAGGAATCCGCTGAGCGGGCCATAGATGCGATGAATGGCATGGTCCTGAACCACCGCAAAATTTTCGTTGGGAGATTCAAATCGCATAAAGAACGAGAGGCAGAAAGGGGAGCTTGGGCCAGGCAGTCCACCAGTGCTGACGTCAAGGATTTCGAGGAAGACACCGACGAGGAAGCCACTTTACGATGAAGAAATCCCAGGAGCGAGCCAGCCAGCAGAGCCAAACCTTGGCTCCCACCCGGTTTACAACTTCCtctttgccccccacccccaacccaccAGCAATGTATTGTATTTGGAAggcaggtctctctctctctctctttctttttctctctctctttctttttctctctctctttctttttctctttctcttcctccctccctctttccccgtgtgtgtgtgtgtgtgtgtgtgtgtgtgtgtgtgtgtgtctttctccctccctccctttcactctgtcttctctttcctttcctctcctcccaacACCCACCAAGGGCATTGTGAAAAATTTTACTAATCTGTGCCACTTGATAAATTAGGCTCCTCCTGGTTTGGTTTAAagccctttctctctgtttactTCACACGTATACAATTTCATGGTAGAAAGAtcagaaaatagaaggaaatcaGATGAGGGAAAACCAAGAGAATAATTGATCCTCATGATACTGCTACCCAGAGACAACCACTTTTACCTTTTCAGTGTGCTGTTTTGTCAGTCGCtcttcactccctctctctccctcctattcTCACCCCCAGCATACCATCCCTTTTAACACACTGTATAGAATGATCCATGTATGTGGTGTTTCTTAACCTTTTACAGAAATTTAAACCAAACAAAAATCAACCCACTGAACTTTCCATGTTATTCCATAGGCTTCCGAAACGTCATCTTCAGTGCCTGCAGAGTGTATCGATGGACCCTAACTTTTTTGTAATTATTACTGCATTGTTGGACATTCAGGTGGTGCCTAGTTTTTTCCCTATGTTTAAACCCAACGCTGCATACTCTGATGAGTGACCCCTTTTTTGTCAAGCCAAATCTCCACTGGCACACCGGACAGTCATCTTAATCGTGGACTTTCAGGACCCACACATggacattttaaagaatttttctgaGTGTTGCCAAATGGCTTCTTCATTGTATCAATTTGCATTCATGCTAGCCAGCAcagctagtaaaaaaaaaaaaagtatgcccATTTCCCCTGAATAGTCTCCTGATCATTATAATTGCTGTGtgtgagattgtgtgtgtgtgtatgtatgtgtgtgctggCCAGCTTGGGCTGCAAACGACATTTTTCTATCCTTGGTTATTTAGCTGgatttaaataatgtttattacctctttcccctctctgccTACTTCCTGTCATTTTCCCcatgttaaacaaacaaaaaaacaaaaaacaactcaacttcattgcaggggaaaaaaatcacaaagcaaACAAGTTAGCAGAAGAAAATTAATGTCACTAGTAATTAATCCTAATAATTTTCCATATCTTCATGAAACATTTTGATAAGTAACTGTCCATATTTTTTATGTGATATACATGGGAATTTTAATGTATAAACTCCTTCAATATCTGGTTTTTCaacataaatatatactatagatagatatagatatatggtTAGATATTCTTTAACTTCTTTTCATGTCATTAAATATTCTTCTAAAATACTTTCCATAGCTGTTTAGTGTTCCAGAAGATGGGCTAGATAGAAGAATAGATAGATATGTGGAAGCATCTCTACCATTATTTagatatagttatatatttttttcccacgaCTTTCTCATTATTGAACATCTGGGTggtttctgtttttatcttttctttatccaAACCCAAACTGCTAATAATATCATTGCACACATACCTTGCTTATATTCAAGATTATTTTCCTGAACAAACATTGCTAAAAGAATTGA from Saccopteryx leptura isolate mSacLep1 chromosome X, mSacLep1_pri_phased_curated, whole genome shotgun sequence includes:
- the PABPC1L2B gene encoding polyadenylate-binding protein 1-like 2; the encoded protein is MASLYVGDLHPEVTEAMLYEKFSPAGPILSIRICRDKITRRSLGYAYVNYQQPVDAKRALETLNFDVIKGRPVRIMWSQRDPSLRKSGVGNVFIKNLGKTIDNKALYNIFSTFGNILSCKVACDEKGPKGYGFVHFQKQESAERAIDAMNGMVLNHRKIFVGRFKSHKEREAERGAWARQSTSADVKDFEEDTDEEATLR